In Lolium rigidum isolate FL_2022 chromosome 3, APGP_CSIRO_Lrig_0.1, whole genome shotgun sequence, the genomic window GATAAACAAGTTGATCCATCTTTGGCTGATACGTTAAAGGTAAGCATAGACATTCTCGTATATTTTTCCCTTTTAGTTATCACCGAGGCATCAAAGAAAATCAAACACTGATATTCCCTATGCTTCTTTTACCAGGTCTCCTTCGCAGGATCAGAGTTTTCCATGGCCTTCCCTTATGTTGCCATGGCAGATGATGACAAATTGGAGAGTTCACTGCTATCTGGGTTTGCTGAGAATTGTGACAGTGACTTTCAAGGAAACCACATCACATACACAGACACGTGTACCGTAAGCAGTCAAGATCTGAAGAAACATCAGAACATGGATTCTATTCATGTATGTTCTTGTATTTTTCTCTAAAAtaacttctttctttctccctatgTTGATTTCATATTGACAACATATACACTGCAGGACTTGGTAATGTCACGGATGGGAAGGAACCCAAGTGGAAAAACTGATCTGATTGTCTTCTGTCATGGTGGTTTCAAGGATTTAAATAATGCAAAATCAGAAGGTTAGATTACTTGGACTAATGTTTGTACATGCACCTTCTGGATAACTTTATTCTGATATTCTGCTATTCTACTTCAGGGGAGTTGCTTTCCGAGCTGGTTTCTTTGCTGAAAAAGTCTGGGGCTAAATACACAGTTCTTTATGCTTCCCAACCCTATGGTTTGGTGGGGAATGCTTCCAACTTGCCAATAACCCGGTATCTTGCAGAGAAGACCAACACTACTACGAAACCTGGCCTAGACGGATGTGATGGAGAGTGCGTAGTAAAATCAAGTCTTCTGGAGGGAGTTTTTGTTGTAAGTTGTCACCTGGACTCTGTTTTGTTACTGCTAGTGCTCACCCATTCTGCTCCGGCTGTTTATTTTTCCAGGAGAATTTGTATCAGTCTACTTACTAGCAGTTTAATGTTGTCATTGCTTCCACTGCAACTGCCAACTATGTTCTTGTGCCCTTTACCTACCTTGTCGAAGATTACTGCTCCTGGTATTCCTTGTATCATTTTCTCACACTTGTATACAATCTGCAGGGACTAGTGatgctgatcattttgatatcaggACTCTGCTGTATGATGGGAATCGATACCCCCTCGAGGTTCTGAGGCTCCGCAGGATTAGGAGTCTTGATGATAGGG contains:
- the LOC124699271 gene encoding uncharacterized protein LOC124699271, translated to MAVKVAFAAVAVMLLATWHLAAADPLTAPAFLWAPENYGFSLDEAKEAVHYQTISPASLAKSVLDEGGWSKLVCSREGSHKNVDIAVVFLGSKLQSSDMSKDKQVDPSLADTLKVSFAGSEFSMAFPYVAMADDDKLESSLLSGFAENCDSDFQGNHITYTDTCTVSSQDLKKHQNMDSIHDLVMSRMGRNPSGKTDLIVFCHGGFKDLNNAKSEGELLSELVSLLKKSGAKYTVLYASQPYGLVGNASNLPITRYLAEKTNTTTKPGLDGCDGECVVKSSLLEGVFVGLVMLIILISGLCCMMGIDTPSRF